The Cellulophaga sp. L1A9 genome window below encodes:
- the glgB gene encoding 1,4-alpha-glucan branching protein GlgB, producing the protein MPNVEVHSLFTEFDINLFKAGKHFKLYEKLGSHLISLNGIKGTYFAVWAPTANSVSVIGDFNSWQVGEHELNVRWDDSGIWEGFIPEIEKGALYKYNIRSNNYGIRTEKADPFARYCEKPPKTGSVVWDGDYSWQDNAWMGYRKDKNGLDKPYSVYEVHLGSWRRKEDNQFLSYLELAEELVRYVKEMNFTHVEFMPIMEYPYDPSWGYQLTGFFAPTSRFGNPEEFKVLVDKLHQNDIGVILDWVPSHFPEDAHGLGFFDGSHLYEHPDRRKGYHPDWKSLIFNYGRNEVRAFLISNAMFWMDQFHVDALRVDAVASMIYLDYSREEGEWEPNIYGNNENLDAISFLKEMNQQLYASFDGIQTIAEESTAFSGVSRPVDLGGLGFGMKWMMGWMHDTLEYFKKESIYRKHHQNDITFSLTYAFSENFMLPFSHDEVVYGKQSLLNRMPGDEWQRFANLRLLFGYMFTHPGANLIFMGGEFGQSSEWDFQKSLDWHLTQYNFHAGIQETVKDLNMFYKNYPALYEKQFSPEGFQWIDYGDGENSVLAYIRKGHDAKNDLLVLCNFTPVQRDNYRVGVPKSTQLKEVFNSDAKKYGGSGVLNSKIKTEKIASHTYKNSIEITLPPLGIVILQ; encoded by the coding sequence ATGCCAAACGTAGAAGTACATAGCCTATTTACAGAATTTGATATAAATCTATTTAAAGCGGGTAAACACTTTAAATTATATGAGAAATTAGGATCGCACCTAATAAGCTTAAATGGTATAAAAGGCACCTACTTTGCTGTTTGGGCTCCAACAGCAAATTCTGTTAGTGTTATTGGCGATTTTAATTCCTGGCAAGTAGGGGAGCATGAGCTTAATGTACGTTGGGACGATAGTGGGATCTGGGAAGGATTTATTCCAGAGATAGAAAAGGGAGCGCTGTACAAATATAATATTAGATCTAATAATTACGGAATAAGAACAGAGAAAGCAGATCCTTTTGCACGTTACTGTGAAAAACCACCCAAAACGGGTTCTGTTGTTTGGGATGGCGATTATTCGTGGCAGGACAATGCGTGGATGGGGTATCGAAAAGATAAAAATGGTTTAGATAAACCATATTCTGTTTATGAAGTGCATTTAGGATCTTGGAGACGTAAAGAAGATAATCAGTTTTTAAGTTATTTAGAATTAGCCGAAGAATTAGTTCGGTATGTAAAAGAAATGAATTTTACGCATGTAGAATTTATGCCGATTATGGAATACCCATATGATCCTTCTTGGGGGTACCAATTAACAGGCTTTTTTGCGCCCACTTCTAGATTTGGAAATCCTGAAGAGTTTAAGGTTTTAGTAGATAAATTACATCAGAATGATATTGGAGTTATTTTAGATTGGGTTCCTTCACATTTTCCAGAAGATGCACATGGTCTAGGATTTTTTGATGGTTCTCATTTATATGAGCACCCAGATAGGCGAAAAGGGTATCATCCCGATTGGAAAAGTTTAATATTTAATTATGGAAGAAACGAGGTACGTGCTTTTCTAATTAGCAATGCCATGTTTTGGATGGATCAGTTTCATGTAGATGCCTTACGTGTAGATGCTGTAGCCTCTATGATTTATCTGGATTATTCTAGGGAAGAAGGAGAATGGGAACCAAATATTTACGGAAATAATGAAAATTTAGATGCGATTTCATTTTTAAAAGAAATGAATCAGCAATTATATGCCAGTTTTGATGGGATACAAACCATCGCAGAAGAATCTACTGCTTTTTCAGGGGTATCCCGCCCAGTAGATTTAGGGGGCTTAGGTTTTGGGATGAAATGGATGATGGGTTGGATGCACGATACCTTGGAATATTTTAAAAAGGAATCAATCTACAGAAAACACCATCAGAATGATATTACGTTTAGTCTTACCTACGCGTTTTCTGAGAATTTTATGCTTCCTTTTTCTCATGATGAAGTGGTGTATGGCAAACAATCACTTTTAAATAGAATGCCTGGAGATGAGTGGCAGCGTTTTGCAAATTTACGTTTGTTATTTGGGTACATGTTTACACATCCAGGAGCAAATCTTATCTTTATGGGAGGAGAATTTGGGCAATCATCAGAATGGGATTTTCAAAAAAGCTTAGATTGGCATTTAACCCAATATAATTTTCATGCGGGAATACAGGAGACCGTAAAAGATTTAAATATGTTTTATAAAAATTATCCAGCTTTGTATGAAAAGCAATTTAGTCCGGAAGGCTTTCAGTGGATAGATTATGGAGATGGTGAAAACTCTGTACTTGCTTATATTCGAAAAGGGCATGATGCTAAAAATGATTTGCTTGTACTTTGTAACTTTACTCCAGTACAAAGAGATAATTACAGAGTGGGTGTTCCAAAATCAACCCAATTGAAAGAAGTTTTTAATAGTGATGCTAAAAAATATGGGGGTTCAGGAGTATTAAATTCTAAAATTAAAACAGAAAAAATAGCGAGTCATACCTATAAGAATTCCATAGAAATAACATTACCTCCTCTCGGTATTGTTATTTTACAATAA
- a CDS encoding collagen-like protein, giving the protein MKKAIQLLGMFSIILFVSCSGNDGFDGRDGVDGRDGSDGLDGISAQVFEVDGVNFDFEADNNWFATRLTFNDFTNFEILESDAILVYRFDGEVELSDGPANNWSLIPQNFFVSQGTLQYTFAHNFVDMDLFIDGNFDMATLSDDFTQNQFFRIVILPGDFLSSKLDKSNMAAVLSAINVDEESIARISMK; this is encoded by the coding sequence ATGAAAAAAGCAATACAATTACTAGGAATGTTTTCAATAATACTATTTGTTTCTTGCTCTGGGAATGATGGATTTGATGGAAGAGATGGTGTAGATGGAAGAGATGGCTCAGACGGTTTAGATGGTATAAGTGCTCAAGTTTTTGAAGTTGATGGTGTAAATTTTGATTTTGAAGCGGACAATAACTGGTTTGCGACAAGATTAACATTTAATGATTTTACAAATTTTGAAATTCTGGAATCTGATGCTATTCTTGTTTATAGATTTGATGGTGAAGTAGAGTTGTCTGACGGCCCTGCAAACAATTGGAGCTTAATTCCTCAAAATTTCTTTGTAAGTCAAGGTACATTACAATACACTTTTGCACACAATTTCGTAGATATGGATTTATTTATTGATGGAAATTTTGATATGGCTACATTAAGTGATGATTTTACACAAAATCAATTTTTTAGAATAGTAATATTACCTGGTGATTTTCTAAGTTCTAAACTAGATAAGTCCAATATGGCTGCTGTATTAAGTGCAATCAATGTTGACGAAGAAAGTATTGCGCGTATTTCTATGAAATAG
- the aroQ gene encoding type II 3-dehydroquinate dehydratase has product MKILILNGPNLNLLGKREPEIYGSDTFEDYFVKLQFKFKDIELEYFQSNIEGELIGKIQEVGFSYDGIVLNAAAYTHTSIGIGDAIKAVTTPVIEVHISNTHKREKFRHVSYISPVAKGVILGFGLQSYDLAIQSFL; this is encoded by the coding sequence ATGAAAATACTAATACTTAACGGTCCAAATTTAAACCTCTTAGGCAAACGTGAACCAGAAATATATGGTTCGGATACTTTTGAAGATTATTTTGTTAAGCTTCAGTTTAAGTTTAAGGATATAGAGTTAGAATATTTTCAATCGAATATTGAGGGCGAACTTATCGGAAAAATCCAAGAAGTAGGTTTTTCATACGACGGTATCGTATTAAACGCTGCTGCTTATACCCATACGTCTATAGGAATTGGCGATGCTATAAAAGCAGTAACCACACCTGTTATAGAAGTACATATCTCTAATACGCATAAGCGAGAGAAATTTAGACATGTTTCTTATATATCACCGGTTGCCAAAGGTGTTATCTTAGGTTTTGGTTTACAGAGCTATGATTTAGCCATACAGAGTTTTTTATAG
- the msrB gene encoding peptide-methionine (R)-S-oxide reductase MsrB, with protein MIKNILLGVLFIVTGCNGVSQEKKVAMDDNTKQEENFEVSLSKDEWRKKLTATEYYILREEGTERAFSSELLKIKEAGIYSCAACGTPVFKSENKFDSGTGWPSFDEEIKGNVAFDVDYKIGYERTEEHCAVCGGHLGHVFNDGPRKTTGKRHCINGAALNFTPTKK; from the coding sequence ATGATTAAGAATATCCTATTAGGTGTATTATTTATCGTCACCGGATGCAATGGTGTTTCTCAAGAGAAAAAAGTTGCGATGGACGATAATACCAAACAAGAAGAAAATTTTGAAGTAAGCCTTTCAAAAGATGAATGGCGTAAAAAATTAACGGCTACAGAATATTACATTCTTAGAGAGGAAGGAACGGAGCGCGCTTTTTCTAGTGAGCTTCTAAAGATTAAAGAAGCTGGTATTTACTCTTGTGCTGCTTGCGGAACGCCCGTTTTTAAAAGTGAAAACAAATTTGATTCAGGAACAGGATGGCCTAGTTTTGATGAAGAGATTAAAGGAAATGTTGCTTTTGATGTAGACTACAAAATTGGTTACGAACGCACCGAAGAACATTGCGCTGTTTGTGGCGGACATTTAGGGCATGTCTTTAATGACGGTCCTAGAAAAACCACAGGCAAAAGACATTGCATTAATGGCGCCGCACTAAATTTTACACCCACAAAAAAATAA
- the lpdA gene encoding dihydrolipoyl dehydrogenase, translating to MSNFDIIVLGSGPGGYVTAIRASQLGFKVAIVEKESLGGVCLNWGCIPTKALIKSAQVFNYLLHAEDYGLKVSDVDKDFSAVVKRSRNVAEGMSKGVQFLMKKNKIEVINGFGTLKAGKKVSVKDAEGKVTEYSATNIIIATGARSRELPSLPQDGKKIIGYRQAMTLEHQPKKMIVVGSGAIGIEFAYFYNAMGTEVTVVEYLPNVVPVEDEDISKQLERSFKKAGVKIMTSSEVTKVDTSGEGVKVTVKTAKGEEHLEADIVLSAVGIKTNIENIGLEDVGIITDRDKILVNDFYQTNIPGYYAIGDVTPGPALAHVASAEGILCVEKLANLHVEPLDYGNIPGCTYSTPEIASVGLTEKQAKEKGLDIKVGKFPFSASGKAKASGTPDGFVKVIFDAKYGEWLGCHMIGAGVTDMIAEAVVARKLETTGHEILKAIHPHPTMSEAVMEAVADAYDEVIHL from the coding sequence ATGAGCAATTTTGATATTATTGTTTTAGGAAGTGGCCCAGGAGGCTATGTAACTGCGATTAGAGCGTCTCAATTAGGATTTAAAGTGGCTATCGTTGAGAAGGAATCTCTTGGTGGGGTTTGTTTAAATTGGGGGTGTATACCTACTAAAGCATTGATAAAGTCTGCTCAAGTTTTTAATTATTTACTGCATGCCGAAGATTACGGTTTAAAAGTAAGTGATGTAGATAAAGATTTCAGTGCGGTCGTAAAAAGAAGCCGTAATGTTGCTGAGGGTATGAGCAAAGGTGTTCAATTTCTTATGAAAAAGAACAAAATTGAAGTTATCAATGGTTTCGGTACTTTAAAAGCTGGGAAAAAAGTTTCTGTAAAAGACGCAGAAGGCAAAGTAACAGAATATAGTGCTACTAATATTATCATAGCAACTGGTGCTCGCAGTAGAGAATTGCCTAGTTTACCTCAAGATGGTAAAAAAATAATTGGCTACAGACAAGCAATGACTTTAGAACATCAGCCTAAAAAAATGATTGTTGTAGGTAGTGGTGCTATCGGAATTGAGTTTGCTTATTTTTACAATGCAATGGGTACGGAAGTTACTGTTGTAGAATACTTACCAAATGTTGTTCCTGTTGAAGATGAAGATATCTCAAAACAATTAGAACGTAGTTTCAAGAAAGCAGGAGTTAAAATTATGACTTCTTCTGAAGTGACTAAGGTTGATACTTCTGGTGAAGGCGTTAAAGTAACGGTGAAAACTGCAAAAGGTGAAGAGCATTTAGAAGCTGATATTGTACTATCTGCTGTAGGTATAAAAACAAACATTGAAAACATTGGTTTAGAAGATGTTGGTATTATTACCGATCGTGATAAAATTTTAGTAAATGATTTCTACCAAACTAACATCCCTGGTTATTATGCTATTGGTGATGTTACTCCTGGACCTGCTTTAGCACACGTTGCTTCTGCAGAGGGAATTCTTTGTGTAGAAAAATTAGCGAACCTACATGTAGAACCGCTAGATTACGGTAATATCCCTGGCTGTACGTACAGTACTCCAGAAATTGCTTCTGTTGGTTTAACAGAAAAACAAGCGAAAGAAAAAGGATTAGATATTAAAGTTGGTAAATTTCCATTCTCAGCGAGTGGTAAAGCAAAAGCTTCTGGAACTCCTGATGGTTTTGTAAAAGTTATTTTTGATGCTAAATATGGCGAATGGTTAGGTTGTCATATGATTGGTGCTGGAGTAACAGATATGATTGCTGAAGCGGTTGTAGCTCGTAAATTAGAAACTACAGGTCATGAAATATTAAAAGCAATTCACCCACACCCAACAATGAGTGAAGCGGTTATGGAAGCCGTAGCTGATGCTTATGATGAAGTAATACATTTATAA
- a CDS encoding DUF3817 domain-containing protein, translating into MLKLFSLTAILEGISYLLLFGVGMPLKYLADIPEPNIYIGYAHGFLFIAYCVLAVLFCYERKWGFKRLLILLVASLLPFATFYIDKKYLKPLEA; encoded by the coding sequence ATGCTGAAACTATTTAGTCTTACCGCAATTTTAGAGGGAATATCTTACTTGCTCTTATTTGGAGTAGGAATGCCCTTAAAATATTTAGCAGACATACCAGAACCTAATATTTATATAGGTTACGCACATGGCTTCTTATTTATCGCTTATTGTGTGTTAGCGGTATTGTTTTGCTATGAAAGGAAATGGGGATTTAAAAGGTTACTCATTTTACTGGTTGCCTCACTACTCCCATTTGCTACGTTTTATATTGACAAAAAATACTTAAAGCCATTGGAAGCTTAA